One Natronosalvus halobius genomic region harbors:
- a CDS encoding M24 family metallopeptidase — MSDQELVKEKVAQSTDLLQETDTDLWITFGRETTEIDEPCLPLLLGFDIVWPTMVLLTKTGEKHVIIGRHDAPNARDLDIYDVHAYDESFEPVFVELLEDIDPDEIAVNYSRDNNIADGLTHGLYLLLTDALEGTGYEDHLVSSSDLVSRLRSEKSPIERDRMVRAAEITEELFSKMSESWEPDWSEADVADFIHDHMTERGLDSAWSWDYCPTVHAGGASELGHTMAGDLKLPQGEVLHTDFGVKYKGYATDIQRLYYYPENGDEPPEELAQAYSDVRAAIDAAFDVMAPGVTGHEVDDAARKEITERGWSEFKHAVGHNVGRNAHDGGTLLGPKWDRYGTSPDGIVREGEIYTLELGVETEWGYLGQEEMVEVTSDGVEYFVEPQTEFRILEP; from the coding sequence ATGTCAGACCAAGAACTGGTCAAGGAGAAAGTAGCACAGAGTACCGACCTCCTCCAGGAGACGGACACCGACCTCTGGATAACATTCGGGCGCGAAACGACTGAGATTGACGAGCCGTGTTTGCCGTTGCTGCTCGGGTTCGACATCGTTTGGCCGACGATGGTTCTTCTGACGAAGACAGGGGAAAAACACGTCATTATCGGAAGACACGACGCGCCTAACGCTAGAGATCTCGACATCTACGACGTTCACGCGTACGACGAGTCGTTCGAGCCAGTATTCGTAGAACTCCTGGAGGACATCGATCCTGACGAAATTGCGGTAAACTATTCACGGGACAACAACATCGCAGATGGCCTTACGCACGGACTCTATCTGCTTCTCACCGATGCATTAGAGGGGACCGGATACGAGGACCACCTTGTGAGTTCGTCTGATCTCGTTTCCCGCCTTCGGAGCGAGAAATCACCTATCGAGCGGGATCGGATGGTACGTGCCGCCGAAATTACCGAAGAGCTGTTTTCGAAGATGTCCGAGTCGTGGGAACCGGACTGGTCAGAAGCTGACGTCGCCGACTTCATTCACGATCACATGACCGAGCGTGGGCTCGACAGCGCGTGGAGTTGGGATTACTGCCCAACTGTTCACGCGGGTGGAGCGTCAGAACTCGGGCATACGATGGCCGGCGACCTCAAGCTCCCTCAGGGTGAAGTTCTCCACACGGACTTCGGCGTCAAATACAAAGGGTACGCAACCGACATTCAGCGCCTTTACTACTACCCTGAGAACGGCGACGAACCGCCGGAAGAACTGGCCCAGGCCTATAGCGATGTAAGGGCCGCTATTGACGCCGCGTTCGATGTGATGGCCCCAGGAGTTACGGGACATGAAGTGGACGATGCCGCACGTAAAGAGATCACAGAGCGTGGGTGGTCGGAATTCAAACACGCGGTCGGACACAACGTCGGTCGGAACGCCCACGACGGCGGTACGCTACTTGGTCCAAAATGGGATCGATACGGCACCTCACCGGACGGGATTGTCCGCGAAGGAGAGATCTACACGCTCGAACTCGGTGTCGAAACCGAGTGGGGATACCTCGGCCAGGAGGAGATGGTCGAAGTCACGTCGGATGGTGTGGAGTATTTCGTTGAGCCACAAACCGAATTCCGCATCCTCGAACCGTAG
- a CDS encoding ABC transporter substrate-binding protein — protein MDKPNKSGLDRRTFVKGSAATAGLIGVAGCLGGEDDGNGGNGGNGGNGGNGDNDGSDDAPDDVSRDEKLYIGQSKAPVHFDTIEMMDVDSQYIGDRIYTALYTYDQGIGLQPSELTTGLPEEERDGQRFIVEIVDYAEYHNGDPVTAEDIVYMVEQPVEEGTRMASSFSMVEESTIIDETTVQFDLEAPHGLFPINLSHFVAPKSVREEDPEAFPQNPVGSGPFKFVDWSEGEYVQIERWDDYWGDHDPNIAEVEYIPIEEDTTRVTNLQTGEVDMIDHIPPSLWDTTQDIQDGFVSEAQGLNYYYFSFNCNEGPTADQQVREAIDHCFNADQAVSNFVEPAGARQYSPAGPAFIEEWDFPEDRWQDYANERDIDQAQQLFEEAGVPDGYEFRIITPPDDMREEIAISVGNGIQEAGYEAQVERLGWGTYIDVFTTGNEDDYNLYVLGQGADPNLPELLHQMYHDENAGVNNGLHFDPDHELHDMLENVMSAPNREDQRQLQIDIIDTVLENKLHIPVYGLINTWAAKDFVKDFETHPISQVNPRLVTDYNNVWIDR, from the coding sequence ATGGACAAGCCAAACAAATCAGGACTTGACCGCCGAACCTTCGTTAAGGGGTCAGCTGCAACTGCTGGACTTATCGGCGTTGCCGGTTGTCTCGGTGGGGAGGACGATGGTAACGGCGGAAACGGTGGCAACGGCGGAAACGGCGGCAATGGTGACAACGATGGATCGGATGACGCGCCAGACGACGTCTCACGTGACGAAAAATTATATATCGGTCAATCGAAGGCGCCCGTCCATTTCGATACCATCGAAATGATGGACGTTGATTCGCAGTACATCGGCGACCGAATCTATACCGCCTTATATACTTACGACCAGGGAATCGGGCTGCAGCCGAGTGAACTTACGACTGGTCTACCGGAGGAGGAACGCGATGGCCAGCGGTTTATCGTTGAAATCGTGGATTATGCAGAGTACCACAACGGCGATCCCGTCACCGCTGAAGATATCGTCTACATGGTCGAACAACCGGTTGAGGAAGGAACTCGAATGGCTAGTTCCTTCAGTATGGTCGAAGAGTCAACCATCATCGATGAAACGACGGTTCAGTTTGACCTCGAAGCTCCGCACGGGTTATTCCCGATCAATCTCTCGCACTTCGTCGCACCAAAATCGGTTCGCGAAGAAGACCCGGAAGCCTTCCCGCAAAATCCAGTCGGTTCCGGACCGTTCAAATTCGTCGACTGGAGCGAAGGCGAGTACGTACAAATCGAGCGTTGGGACGACTACTGGGGCGACCACGATCCAAATATCGCCGAGGTTGAGTACATTCCGATCGAGGAGGATACCACCCGAGTCACCAATCTCCAGACCGGCGAAGTCGATATGATCGATCATATCCCGCCGAGTCTCTGGGATACGACTCAGGACATACAGGACGGGTTCGTCTCCGAAGCACAGGGGCTGAACTATTATTACTTCTCGTTCAACTGTAACGAAGGTCCGACGGCGGATCAACAAGTTCGGGAGGCGATTGATCACTGTTTCAACGCCGACCAGGCGGTCAGTAACTTCGTCGAACCGGCGGGCGCTAGGCAATACAGCCCTGCGGGTCCCGCGTTTATCGAAGAGTGGGATTTCCCGGAGGACCGCTGGCAGGATTACGCCAACGAACGTGATATCGACCAGGCACAACAACTGTTCGAGGAGGCTGGCGTCCCGGATGGGTACGAATTCCGAATCATCACGCCGCCGGACGACATGCGCGAAGAAATTGCCATCAGCGTTGGCAACGGGATTCAAGAGGCAGGGTATGAAGCGCAAGTAGAGCGGCTCGGTTGGGGAACCTACATTGACGTATTCACCACCGGGAACGAGGATGACTACAACCTGTACGTCCTTGGCCAGGGAGCGGACCCGAACCTGCCAGAACTGCTTCACCAGATGTACCACGACGAAAACGCTGGGGTGAACAATGGCCTCCACTTCGACCCCGATCACGAACTCCACGACATGCTCGAGAATGTCATGTCTGCACCCAACCGTGAAGATCAGCGGCAACTTCAGATCGACATTATCGATACGGTTCTGGAGAATAAACTCCACATCCCTGTATATGGGCTGATCAACACATGGGCTGCGAAGGACTTCGTCAAAGACTTCGAAACCCACCCCATCTCACAGGTCAACCCGCGACTCGTGACGGACTACAACAACGTGTGGATAGACCGCTAA
- a CDS encoding S9 family peptidase: MSEPITFDIEDALDLESVANPQWNTTGSYVGYLRTAHGETDFASLPVSDISETAVSLHDGVDEPTHRTNDGGVSTFEWRPEYPFEAALVVDGDIDIYDVETGETRSLVHSDEPCSGITWGPDGETLAYMSDGTLWLHEQGSLHACDFANDVSVASFLSGPTLHWDPSGRYLGVVTEGTHEALGLTVYDTLDKAVVWSTVPDEDESCMRASFDWVDDGHLVYAEDTMDGTTRVYRSVRIGIDDDVGQPIASESVDGLLLPHEPVGSGTGWLAVISARTGYRHIYAIDVQTRRRVVESDQPGLEGTGIIQVTNGAFEARGDASDVPSWSESGDQLAYVTNRVDPGERHLHIASIDQTGCTEHTKFTDIRGNAMAPTWFGDNRIVFLRAGRFSPADVHVADVQNETMRRLSASHPHPDRLETLPEPEPIEFEASDGATVYGYLYTPPEASSGDDIPAIVLCHGGPISQMRRGFHPGKTYCYFHGFDQALVSQGYAVLELNFRSGIGYGRDFEQAIHRRVGVDEVQDCVDAAAFLRSDERIGDAVGMWGRSYGGFLANILATKTDAYDCAVNVAGIWDWRTWEEWAIEEGRSTWGPGEASWFHNRFGGPPFSDEPVVKERYRIASPNTYVEDMDTPLLAIHGSADKNVTVEELHRLIVECVEAGVEFDSVYYPDEEHMFERPETWRDAFPRIVDFFDAHLRSSTERSGTHR, encoded by the coding sequence GTGTCAGAACCAATCACGTTCGATATAGAAGATGCGCTCGATCTCGAATCTGTGGCGAATCCGCAATGGAACACCACTGGATCATACGTCGGGTATCTACGAACCGCACACGGAGAAACGGACTTTGCCTCGCTGCCGGTCAGTGACATTTCGGAAACGGCAGTATCACTCCACGATGGAGTCGATGAGCCCACTCATAGAACGAATGATGGGGGTGTTTCGACGTTTGAGTGGCGGCCTGAATACCCGTTTGAAGCCGCTCTTGTCGTCGACGGTGACATCGATATATACGACGTCGAAACCGGTGAAACGCGATCGCTCGTTCACAGCGATGAACCCTGTAGCGGGATCACGTGGGGACCCGACGGCGAAACGTTAGCCTATATGAGTGACGGAACGCTCTGGTTACACGAACAGGGGAGCCTTCACGCGTGTGACTTTGCAAACGATGTCTCGGTAGCATCGTTTTTGAGCGGACCGACCCTCCACTGGGACCCGAGTGGTCGGTACCTCGGCGTGGTAACCGAAGGAACCCATGAAGCACTCGGGCTCACAGTATACGATACCCTGGACAAAGCGGTGGTCTGGTCGACTGTTCCGGATGAGGATGAATCGTGTATGCGAGCCTCGTTCGATTGGGTCGACGACGGACATCTCGTGTATGCCGAAGATACGATGGACGGGACAACGAGAGTGTACCGATCGGTACGAATCGGTATCGATGATGACGTTGGACAGCCCATCGCTTCTGAGTCTGTCGATGGGTTACTGCTCCCCCACGAACCCGTCGGTAGCGGTACCGGTTGGCTTGCGGTTATTTCTGCGCGGACGGGCTATCGACACATCTACGCCATCGATGTCCAGACTCGCAGACGAGTTGTCGAAAGCGATCAACCGGGACTTGAGGGTACTGGAATCATACAGGTAACCAACGGGGCGTTCGAGGCTCGTGGCGATGCATCCGACGTTCCTTCCTGGAGTGAAAGTGGAGACCAATTAGCGTACGTCACAAACCGCGTCGACCCCGGTGAACGACACCTACACATCGCTTCGATCGATCAGACCGGATGTACTGAACACACCAAATTTACCGACATCCGTGGCAATGCAATGGCACCAACGTGGTTCGGCGACAATAGGATCGTGTTTCTCAGAGCCGGACGCTTTTCCCCTGCAGATGTGCACGTTGCCGACGTACAGAACGAAACGATGCGACGGCTATCGGCATCACACCCCCATCCCGATCGTCTCGAAACGTTGCCAGAACCGGAACCAATCGAGTTCGAAGCGAGTGATGGTGCGACGGTGTACGGCTATCTCTACACCCCTCCAGAAGCAAGTTCTGGGGACGATATTCCTGCTATCGTGCTCTGTCACGGCGGACCCATTAGCCAGATGCGACGCGGTTTCCATCCTGGGAAGACGTACTGTTACTTCCATGGCTTCGACCAAGCACTCGTTTCGCAGGGGTATGCGGTTCTGGAGTTAAACTTCAGAAGTGGCATTGGATACGGTCGGGACTTCGAGCAGGCTATCCATCGGCGTGTCGGCGTTGACGAGGTGCAGGACTGTGTCGACGCAGCGGCGTTCTTGCGGTCAGACGAACGCATTGGCGACGCCGTCGGGATGTGGGGACGAAGCTACGGCGGGTTCCTCGCGAACATACTCGCCACGAAAACCGACGCCTACGACTGCGCAGTTAACGTGGCGGGTATCTGGGATTGGCGAACGTGGGAAGAATGGGCGATTGAGGAAGGTCGGTCGACATGGGGACCTGGCGAAGCTAGTTGGTTCCACAATCGGTTCGGTGGCCCACCGTTTAGTGACGAGCCAGTGGTGAAGGAACGGTATCGGATTGCCTCCCCGAACACATACGTTGAGGATATGGATACGCCGTTGCTGGCCATCCATGGATCGGCGGATAAGAACGTAACTGTCGAGGAACTCCATCGACTTATCGTCGAGTGCGTCGAAGCCGGTGTCGAGTTTGACTCGGTGTATTATCCCGACGAAGAACACATGTTTGAACGGCCGGAAACGTGGCGCGACGCGTTCCCGCGAATTGTCGACTTCTTCGATGCTCACCTTCGGTCGAGTACCGAACGCTCTGGTACACATCGATAG
- a CDS encoding ABC transporter permease: MSLGRYILNRLLQSVPVVIGIITITFILINLMPGDPIRIMIVEGGADPEVIRKLESRYGLDQPLHERYFNYLLGVFQGDLGESIHYGVPVVEKIFERLPATLLLVVSAFTFAISMAVPLGVLAAHRKNKPTDHLSRIVALIGVSTPSFWIGLLLIILFAFHLQWLPSSGLIYPWADPDSVRFLEGGLLGSTLVSIHPRLAVLYQAARHLLLPTIALGTLQMAAIMRIERAEMLETLQADYVELARAYGVSERTILRRHAFRVAQLPVVTIVGLNLTSALGGAVLIETVFNINGLGRLIIEAIQNLDYPLVMGTTIFFGLVFVIGVIITDVSYAYIDPRVSYGERE; encoded by the coding sequence ATGTCGCTTGGAAGATATATACTCAATCGCTTACTCCAGTCGGTACCTGTTGTGATCGGAATTATCACGATCACGTTTATCCTAATCAACCTGATGCCTGGGGACCCGATTCGGATAATGATCGTCGAAGGTGGGGCGGATCCGGAAGTTATACGGAAACTCGAGTCCCGCTATGGATTAGACCAACCGCTTCACGAACGGTACTTCAACTATCTGTTGGGTGTTTTTCAGGGTGATCTTGGTGAGAGTATCCACTATGGCGTCCCAGTCGTGGAGAAGATTTTCGAACGACTACCAGCGACACTTCTGCTCGTCGTGTCGGCGTTCACCTTCGCTATTTCAATGGCAGTCCCGCTCGGTGTGCTTGCAGCGCATCGAAAGAACAAACCGACGGATCATCTCTCCCGTATCGTCGCACTGATTGGAGTGAGCACACCGTCGTTCTGGATTGGTCTCTTGCTCATCATCCTCTTCGCCTTCCACCTACAGTGGTTGCCATCGTCGGGACTCATCTACCCGTGGGCAGATCCTGATTCGGTTAGATTTCTTGAAGGGGGACTCCTTGGATCGACGCTTGTATCGATCCACCCACGGCTTGCCGTCTTGTATCAGGCTGCTCGCCATTTGCTACTTCCAACAATAGCGTTGGGTACGCTTCAAATGGCGGCAATTATGCGCATCGAACGGGCGGAGATGCTCGAAACCTTGCAGGCAGATTACGTCGAACTCGCTCGTGCATACGGCGTATCAGAGAGGACGATCCTCCGCCGACATGCGTTCCGGGTAGCGCAATTGCCCGTCGTCACCATCGTCGGATTGAATTTAACTTCAGCGCTCGGTGGGGCGGTCCTGATTGAAACCGTTTTCAACATCAACGGCCTCGGAAGATTGATAATTGAGGCGATCCAGAACCTGGATTACCCACTTGTGATGGGTACAACGATCTTCTTTGGATTGGTGTTTGTCATTGGGGTTATCATAACCGACGTGTCCTACGCGTACATCGACCCACGAGTGAGTTACGGGGAGCGTGAATAG